The Megalobrama amblycephala isolate DHTTF-2021 linkage group LG22, ASM1881202v1, whole genome shotgun sequence sequence CCATTGCTCGGCCTCCATGGGAGTGCCAGTGGAAGTCATCAGGACTAATAACTCGTCCATCTAGaaaggagggggaaaaaaaacaacagcacaTGAACAAGCTATATGAAACAAGTCACAAGGCTGCAACAttttttcattcaaaataagcaaaaattCATGCTGCAAAATGCAGACCGCCCCTAATATGACTGTGTCTTCATCTCACATCCTGggcttttatgttttatgtgataAGCATTAAATGCGCTTCGCACCGAACATCACAGCAAGGACCAATTATCTGTGTGGTGCACCGCATGACGCATTTGAATCCTACTGTGAATGTTCTACTTTAATGTGCTGTGGAGGAAGTCAAACATCTCAAACAGCTGGAGAGCCACggcatcataaacagcaatgaaaaggaaaaaagaagaaaaaaggtcAAAGATAAACTCAAATGCAGCAATATCCTTTTTATTGGCAACTGACAATTTATCATGGTTTTACTGTGATAACACCAACAGTAGTAATTCTTATTTTGACATAAATGTTGCCAATTCATGTTAAACATCTATTGGGGGAAGGATACTTTGGTTGTAGTTAGTTTCTACATGTGTTTTATAAATACTTTAGCTGAATACTGTTAAAACCATGGTACAATGGTAGTAAGGACTGATCTATGGTTATAGTTATGCTATTTcaaaagtcaccatgaaatcaaaattgacaattcttgttttgTCTCTTCTTTGATAACTCGTTTTTCGGCACGAGGGTGGAACAACCTGTTAGTCACATAagacaaaccacaaccatccaacaaTCCAAATCCAAAATGACCAGATGGacaagtcccaccctacattttttcttgtttagaaaaaaaaaaaatcttctcaaagcacatttataaaaggtacttaaatgtcctaattgaactaaggcctaatctgacccctgtctgtgaaaccaggcctggATACTGCAAGAGAAGATTTGAATCATTAATAAGCTTGATGAAAGGAAAACAATATGTTAAGTGGTaggaaacaaatatttttattgaaagcaCATTCCCAACTCAGTCAAGAGGTCCACTCAATACCAAATAAACAAGCTGTTATTAAAGTTAGTTCCCAGCAGTTTGTACTTCAGCACTTGGAAGTAAAAATCTGTATGGATTTCAAAAGCCTTCTAATGTTTAGATAGTCAAAAATAACTCTTAagtattttaaaagtattttaattattgATAGCAATCAGTCAACTTGCATGTGTGGATAAACATTTAtgtcttttgtccactttcgaccacttctgtcctgactTCTTAGaagggagggtctatgggcgggtaaatttatgttgttgttttttcagatctttcgatctaatgtataaaataagcttgcgcaatttacatatgaacataATCAGAGTTGAGGGAAAAACacagagagcagcagctttttGTTTCTGTTCTGTCAGCCGCAAAACCACGCCGAATGCGGTGAGTGCGTGTTacaaatcaggaatggtgaaagtacatttgtaaatttttcatcttcaaaccaaacttgggtcttcagctggCTAAAGTTTACACGgtaggtcagtaggcggagagaAGACGGTCTTTTGTGAacgcattcgaccacatgagcgtttaaacgaaagcaatccggtcaaatGCATTTTTGACTGGTCGAAAGTGGaaaagctcaaaatgttttatatcCCATTTATACCTGCACTTGGCATTGTGCACTTgggatccgatcgaccaaaacgcatcttaatggtgtaaacagggccaaagTTTACACATTCAGGACCAAGAAGGGGGGAACTCCTGTCCTGTCACTATTTTGCCCATGAATACTTCATTCAACACAAGGCTGTTCAGGCAGTGTGTCCCTATAACATGGCTACATCTGATATGCgaaatagaataaataaatgaatagaaTAAATAAACGTGTGTTGATTTATTTGTGAATGTAATGTCATTACTTTTCGAGGCTGGGTGCCACAAGTGAGAGAACCACGCATGCAGGTTGTTCCAGTCCTCATCTTCCAGGACAACAGGCTGCAATGGAGGCCCACAGAGATCACAGTGCGCAAACACCCGTGGAGCCTGTCGCACATGGGGTGTCACTCTAGACGACGgcaaatctgaaaaaaaaaagaaagaaagaaaaggagtTACAATTACAAATTGTGTTAAATTTCCTTGATAAATGTAAACACATGGTTCTGTGGAACTTTCAAATCAATGTTTGTTTTAGAGGCACAACAGAGTAACACTGGCTCATCCGGTCGTATGAGTTTGAGCGCTTGGGAGTATTTGATAAACCTATTTTTGCAATTCTATTTGGTGGCACTGAAATGACACATTgcagatttaaaatatattacacataATGAATTCTCACCAATATCATCATCCTCTTCATCACGTTGCTGAAGCTCAAGCATTGATGAAGGCCCACTTCTGAAAGCAGCATCACtacacaaaaaaagcaaaaacactCAGTCCTGAAGCACAGAATTTTAAACAGAGTGACTATTTGCACTACCACACAacgctgagttcaacatgttcctgggtcaacatttttgttgatcctggaacaacattcaaatcaaccaatcagatttgagggacaagtttacagattatgtcaagtttagtcttaaaatcatgaattggtgctaaacatcagtgttattcatctatcatttccctctgatttttgggataacttatgggtagggttaggtttaggggtaggaatagggttaagactaaattttcagactagaatgttgttccaggatcaacaaaatatgttgacccaggaacgcatctaaatcagcaatatcaggacgtgcacCACACAACAGTTATTTTTATCCCAATATTCTGGTGCAGGGGTTAGACAAgggcaattttatttatatctgCATCTTTCATATTTACACTCAGGTAACATTTGTTTAGGCCAGGCATCTGCCTTTTATAAATCAACTTACACATCAGATAAAGTGTTGGGTCCACTGGATACTCGTACACTCGTTTTGTTTCTGGTCCCTGGTGGCTGCACGGTAATACCACTGATGAAGCCAAAGGAGGAGCGTCTGTTTCCCTGCAGCTGATCATCACTTTGGGCCAAATTCTCACTCGAGTGATCTGACTGGTCCTCAAGAGAGTGAAGAAGGTTTCTGCGTCCCTGTTTTCTGCACCTTTGTCCACTTTTTACCATATTTTCAGGTTTTTCTGAAGCAAAAATGGCATTCATTGACGCTAAAGATCGTTTAATTGACTTTGGCGTGTTGATTATGTTTCTTTTTATGTTCCTGGtgtgattttttgttttttgcaattTCATTGAATTTCCCTCCTTATTAAACGCACCACGAAGAGGAGTGTTTGATAGTTTGGACTTTTTTGGAGGAGAACTGTGAGGTGGTGGAAGTCCATCGGCTGGTTCCTGAGACTGTGGCACCTCCCACCAATTGGAAGGAGCCTTTCTTTGTCTTTTCTGTAGAAAGTTGTCTGATGCAGAACTGTCTGGTCTTCTAAGAGAAGAGGAAGGTGGTTTCTGTGAAGATCCAACATCTCTTGAGTAAACCTGGTCAAACACTCTCTTCTCACCTGTTTTAAGTATTGGAGGAAAAGGTAAGTACAAAAACTTCCATCATACAAAGTAAAAGCTGTTTTGGATTGAGTTTACCTGGTAGGACATTGTGTCGTCTCTTAGGACTACAGAATTCTGGACTAATCTCCCCAGCACTCTCATTTGGACAAGCTCCCACTTCCTCTCCTGACACATGAACTGGTGATGCCACTTGAGGCTGAATAGCTGCTGATTTTGGTTTCCTTCGACCACCTGTCTTCTTAGCGGTCTTCTGCTCAGCTCCAGTATCATATCTATCACCACCTGCTATCAACTTTTTCCCATCATCCAACACATTGTGAGTCTTTGATTTCTTCTGCTTTCCCTTGGCAGGTCTGAGAGACTGCGTTTCTTCAGAATCAACAGCAGCTGCTTGCTTCGTTGGTGTTTTTGTACTGGCTTTCGGCCCTTGTGCTGCACCCGACGCCTGCTTTGGCTGAAGCTCCGTGGTACTTTCATTTGGGCTAGTGAGCCACCATGCTCCTGGAGGTTTCCTTTTCCTCTTGAAACACAGAGGACTGTCGGACGAAATGTCAGATGCAGTTGTTGGTGGATCCTTTGGTTTTGGTTCCCccatttgtgtttcttttctcTTCAGTTTTTTGCCTGGACCCATGGCATCCTTGGTGGAAGATTGTTTATTTACAGctacaatgtaaaaataaaacagaaaagattGTAAGTTTTCAGCAAAACTGGACTGGTGGTGGTTAGGGATGCCTAATCTGCGAGTTGGGAGTGTTAGATGCCCGTCTATCTAAAATGACAATTCTGCTTTGTAATTATCGATGCACAGCATAATTAGGCAAAAGCCAGAGGAACTAACCTGTTCTTTGTTGTTCCTCTTGTTCTTCGAGGGCAGGTGGAGGGTCATGCTCTTGCTCATCACGGGAAGGATCTATCTGTTCCAACTCTATTTGTTTTTTAGAAGTTTGTTTCTTTGTCTTAGAGACAGTTTCCTCCTTTTTGTTGTTCTTTCTATTTTTGTTGGATTTCACTGAGTTGGTGGAGTGAAGAGCTGCTGCAGAAGTGACTTTATAGGATTCCTTCTTCTCATTTGACCCTGGCCTCTCCTGTTTAGATGATTTTGAGGATTTCTTTGTGGTTCTATACACAGGAGCTGGGATTTCTTGGCTGCACCCTGCATCTGTTTCATCTTTGTCAGAAAGTTCAACAGGCTCAGGTGCCTTGCTTTTTGCCCGTTTCTTTCCTGTAACTAACACACAAAGCAATATTTCAAACATAATGACATGTAAACTTCTTTCAATATATCACAATTTCCATCAATGTTTTATGAATAATATGAATACTTCTCAATCAAtgttttatgaatgtaaatataaatgtgaccatggaccacaaaaccagtcatatgGGGTCACAGGTATATTtttagcaatagccaacaatacattgttgAACACAAGAACGCAAGATTGCGAAGTACATTTGACACAGGactaagaataaaaaaaatagctgcATTATTATACTGCATTATTATACATCATAAATCTAAAATGTGGTAAAAGTGTGGTTTACCTGCTTGTACTTCTTTGTGTCCCTGTTTGGTTTGAGATGAGGTCTGATCACAATCATTGTCGTCCAGCGCTTCGGTTACAGGGTCTGCTCCATCCTCTCGACCATCATGAGTCACAGAGTCTTTGCCActcttttttgaagcttttccaaattttcctttcattttttgtttaccAGACTCGatttgtgctttgtttctttTAGCATCTGCCTCATGCCGATCAGTCATCTCCACTTCACTCTGCGAGAGCTGATCTGTCGAGTGCGGCTCTGTAAGAACCTTCTCCTTTGCAGTGTCTGCTGGGACAGGTCTTTTGTTCTTGACCTCTGCCTTGCGAGGGATTATGAAATGAACAGGAGCCTCATCGTCCAGGATGATGAAGTCCTCCTCTAAATCTACAGGTGGAGGAGCTGGAACTGCTGCTTGTTTCCTGGAACTTATCAACGGAAAAGTGTTACAATAAAGTAACAATGGTGCATGTGGTTTAAGCTCAGGACGTAACATTTAAACTCACCATGGGGATTTAGGCATCAAGGCTTTTTTAAGCTTCTGCTGGAAAGACAATCCTTTCCCTTGATCCTCCATCACTTGACTTTTGCATTGCTCTTCCTTGCTGAAGTCTCCACCAATGGGCTCCTCATCCTCAACTCCAAAGAGAAGAGGATCAGCCACAGGTCTGACTCCATCCACAGATTCATCCCTCTCCATTGCCAAAGCAATAGGACTGGATGTCTTTATGGGAACAATTTCTTTAAATGGAGTCTCTTTGTTAGGAATGAAAGAAATATGACAATTATTTTAGGTGCCAAGAAGGTGatgaaaatgtaacaaaaattaGCTGTATTACAGGATTTTTTCTGCTTGCCTGGctgttcattttattatttatcatgtattaatatatacattttaaatgtttttttttttaatgaattttttttaatcaaatgttaAGTATTCTTCAAAGAAAATCTGCAATAACAGTCAGAAACTATACAGTCACGATAATACAACTGATAAGAGATTGTTGTGGATGTAGGGTTACCTCTATCAATTATTTCATCCTCTTGAATGCCATTTTCTTGGATCAAAGTAAAGGATACTTTGATCCAAGAAAATGGCATTCAAGAGGATATGGCATTCAAGAGCAGATAGTCAGCATCTACCAATAACAACAACATGAAATATGGTTTCACACAATGAACAAATGGCACGAAACAATGACAATGAAATGGAGATTTTTAGCAATGAGGTGACCGGTTTTgtggtatatttgtagcaacagccaacaatacattgtatagtGATGATACAAGATTTTTAACGTTTTGACTCTCTCAAGTCTGCAGTGgatgcatcctcgatatcaAGGACACATCCATTTACTTTCATGCGTTCTCCGTACTTGTGTTCTTGATTATTGTAACCAGACTTTGATAGTTGATGATAACATTGTATTACAAGAACACAAGAATGCAAGATTGCTTAAGAACAAAGTACATTTGACACAGTactaagaataataaaaatagctgACAAAATTAACACTACACTGCACTGATAAAGTATACTGCATTATTATACATCATAAATCTAAAATTTGGTAAAAGTGTGGTTTACCTGCTTGTACTTCTTTGTGTCCCTGTTTGGTTTGAGATGAGGTCTGATCACAATCATTGTCCTCCAGCGCTTCGGTTACAGGGTCTGCTCCATCCTCTCGACCATCATGAGTCACAGAGTCTTTGCCActcttttttgaagcttttccaaattttcctttcattttttgtttaccAGACTCGatttgtgctttgtttctttTAGCATCTGCCTCATGCCGATCAGTCATCTCCACTTCACTCTGCGAGAGCTGATCTGTCGAGTGCGGCTCTGTAAGAACCTTCTCCTTTGCAGTGTCTGCTGGGACAGGTCTTTTGTTCTTGACCTCTGCCTTGCGAGGGATGATGAAATGAACAGGAGCCTCATCGTCCAGGATGATGAAGTCCTCCTCTAAATCTACAGGTGGAGGAGCTGGAACTGCTGCTTGTTTCCTGGAACTTATCAATGGAAAAGTGTTACAATAAAGTAACAATGGTGCATGTGGTTTAAGCTCAGGATGTCACATTTAAACTCACCATGGGGATTTAGGCATCAAGGCTTTTTTAGGCTTCTGCTGGAAAGACAATCCTTTCCCTTGATCCTCCATCACTTGATTTTTGCATTGCTCTTCCTCCCGAAGTTTTGGTTCACTCTTCCGAACCAAAACAGGAGAAAGCTGACCAGGATCTTTAtcccttaataataataaaaagagaaGATTCATTAAGAAATCTGCAGGAACAATTCAGTTGTGACATTACAAAATTTTAGTTTCCTTACATTGTTAAATCTTTCTTCATTTCTGGAGGTGAAGACTGGGTGGCTTCCACTGATGTTGTAGTGTTTTTTGCAAGCTTCATGCTGAAAGATAAAATTTTAGGttatatttcttattataataataaaatatgcagATGTACAATACTGTTGACTGACCTTGATAAGGAACCCGCATTTGATTTAGCAGTTTTTCTAAACTCAAGCCTTTCTGGTGGTGATACCAGAGACCCGCTATCCCTTTCGGAGCAGAGAAAATAAGGGAACAGTTAGATAATGAAACAAAAACTAACAATATCAGTTATCAGAATATTTTTCTTCTTACCCATAGAGGGATTCCTTCGCCGGTTTTGACTGCTGAGTGCAGGACACCTTGCTGAAGTCTCCACCAATGGGCTCCTCATCCTCAACTCCAAAGAGAAGAGGATAAGCCACAGGTCTGACTCCATCCACAGATTCATCCCTCTCCATTGCCAAAGCAATAGGACTGGATGTCTTTATGGGAACAATTTCTTTAAATGGAGTCTCTTTGTTAGgaatgaagcaaaaaaaaatgttttaaatgacaaaaaataatgtttattattaaacatgtttttacaaacaaaaatgtatatatactgtatgtatatatatatatatatatatatatatatatatatatatatatatatatatatatatatatatttcattttttttaatcaaatgtgaAGTATTCTTTAAAGAAAATCTGCAATAAGAGCCAGAAATCATACAGTCACAATAATACAACTGATGACAGATTGTTGTGGATGTAGGGTTACCTCTATCGATTATTTCATTCTCTTGAATGCCATTTTCTTGGATCAAAGTATCCTTGTGTACCTGACAATCAGAGTCATCTGATTAACAGTTAACATTGGGGCAAACAGACTGATTTCTGATGATTCACTCCATGTTGTGTACCTGTTTAGATGATGCCTTCATCTTTTCTGGATAACGTGAGCTTTTCTTCTGACCATTTACAAGAGTGCTTTTGGGAAAGGGAGAAGGCAGAGGCAAACCCAGCTCAGAGTCAGCATCTACCAATAACAACAACATGAAATATGGTTTCACACAAAGAACAAATGGCACGAAACAATGACAATGAAATGGAGATTTTTACAATGAGGAGAGTGTAAGAATATAATTACCAATGTCATCGAAGAGAGTGTCAATGCCACGCAAGGTGAAGACATCACTGAGTTCAGAATGGGCTCTGAAAATCAGCAGCAACATGTAATGAAATGTGCCTCTTACTTGAGCTAGTTAGTATTAATATTAACTTAGTCCATAcagaaaatgtttgaaaatggcACATTACTTACATTTCCTGTTTTTGGTAATAATGCAGTTTCTTTTTGGCTTTGACCTGAAAATGATTCAAACTTCACAAGTTCAtatgaaggggaaaaaaaatacataaataaataataaacacatatATTAACAATTATCATATAATTCAAAAAGAGTgtggtttttgaaagaagcctcttttgctcaaggctgcatttaattgatcaaaaatatttgtgtgaTAATGTcatatttgtgaaatattattacaatttaaaaaataacttttctattttaatgtattgtaaaatataatgtgTTCATATCTATTATATACATCTTATTGATAttaataaattttatatttcagtCTAAACTGTCACTTCACATCTACTTTCGTTTCGTAGACATTGGCTTTGTCTCAAAACTGCAAAACTGCTTACTCAGAGAGAATTTTGAGCGCCTATGATGCTCAAAGATGCTGTCTAGGTAGggagctcactaggttttgaacCGCAGCCACTGACAGACTCTGCGCTACAAACAACGGTGATTTTGTTCTTCAAGTCCACCCGTAACTACTGACCTGCGACATCGTGTTGAGGTCCACCCCGGGTTATAGATACTGTGTGTCCGCAAATGAAGCTCACAAACCCGCAGATAGTTCGGTTCTTCGTCTCTCTATAAACATGTCCATGACTAGTAGCTGACCGCCATTCGCAGATTACATTACACTCTTCTTTggttacacaatttgaaagtcTCGATGCTCATGAATTCCTGTTACATTTACGATAGTTTTACGATCAAACCAATAGAGAAGggaattattaaaatgttaatatccCACAGGAAGCATTAATATCTTTCATAGAGACCGTCACTGTGTTTGGctcacaacaacaacacaaattCTCCCGCTCAATTTTCTTCCTGTGCGGGAGGAAGACACACTATGAAATGCTGCCACCTAGTGCCATGGAGTCTCTCACAGCTACTCTACCgcagatataaaataaataagtaggctaAATACATGAATAAAAAAGGACAAGGTAAATCATCAATCGATTAATGAGATGCcttaaaattattcaaaataaattaagttaaatttaaatatacCATTATGTCGCAGATTAcaatttgactttatttttttacatttttttttaattattacaaataaaagttATCTTTCCATCTGCTTCCAATGcttttaatgaaaaacaaacaattattaattaataaaggAAGAAGATTTATACCTTTAATATaggattttaataaataaataagattctgatttttctataattttttttattcatcaacaATAGCAATATTTTTATACAGATGTCACCTGTAACCACTTGAGTTATTAGACAATACAATGCAAACTGTTTTTACACAGAGCAATACACAACTCCTTCATTTGATAATACAGTACTGTGCTCATAATAACTCATCTTCAGTCAACCTATAGTTGGGATCAAGCCATCAGCCTCTTGACCTCCCCTCTAAAACTTTACTATGATTCTCAGGTgacttttatgattttattgcTGCAGAAAAATGTACATAACAGTGCACAGATCATGGTCATTGTACAGATATTCAGCTAGGACGCCCCCTGCCCTGATAAGAGCAATTCATTTTGTGTAACTCAGTTACACAAGCtttcttatattattttttaatatttatcaaaAGTACATATAAACAATGTACACatttgaacaattaaaaaaaaaaaaataccattaaTAAAAAAGCATATTATAGTATGAttacaaatataaaattcaATTATAAGAACAGTTCCGTTTAAGCGAAGACCTTCTTTTGCTTTTCAGCGATTTCCATCGGTGACATGACCTCGTCTGTATTCATGTAGAGAGGATGTTTAATATGCCTCCATATAACCAGCAAGACTTTGATCGCAAATAGCGTACAAGCCAACCCCAGTAACACAGCTGTGGAATACAACACACAATATTGTTGTCATGAAATACAAAACAGATTAAGAACATAACAGCAGAATTATTATGAGGTCCAGCGCTTGTCCCGGCTTACCTATGTAAATGCCATTACGACTTGGATCCGCGGAGTTAAAGTTCTTTGTCATGTTTCCGCTCAAAGCCACAATGACAACAGGGTAGACTGTCAGAATGTATCTCAGGTGCTTTTCAAACACAAAGTTCTCAAGAATAAACCTGTAAAAATCATCACGCATTAATCTCAAGATTAACATCTTTCATTTATTTAGCATGATATATTAGAGTTTAAAGTCTTACCAAGAAATAGCTACACCCAAAAgaatagagagagagacagttGCTGCATCTGATTGGGTCATTCCAGCATCATATCTCAGCACAACAGTGAAGTTGATCAAAGTGGCGATAGTTGTCCATGTTGTGTATGTTGCAATGCCATTCTGAACCTGCACGGTCGAAGATGCAACATTAAAAACTGCATAATGTTTTTGAGTTGCTGTTGAGCAATATTTCAATGATATCTCACCAATATCCGAATGCACCAGAGGTCTACTTTGTGATATTTCTTTAACCAGGCTCCATATTGTTTGAGGGCATGACAGGTGAAGATGATCACCACGTAGTTTGTGAAGGCAATCAAGGCAAGGAAAATCAGTGCAGCAATCAtctccctttaaataaatgcaaagtatTTAAGTATTTACAAAAGATGATGATAATGACAAAGATAAATATGTgtaattatgaataaaatataaatattctatacatacatgtataattatatacacAATAAACTATACttactaaataaaattatacattaaagtatatactatataaaattagggctgtcaaacgattaatcacgcttaatcgcatacaaaataaaagtttgagtttgcctaatatatgtgggtgtactgtgtgtaattattatgtatatataaatacaaacacatccatgtatatatttgagaaatatttacaagtatatgtatttatttatatttttatataatttatattatatataaatacattttttgtacataaataacatatttctcttaaatatatacattaatttgtgtgtatttatatatacatattatttacacacattactcacacatatattatgcaaactcaaacttttattttgtatgcgattaatcgcgattaatcgttttaCAGCcctatataaaattatatatatagtgttatatatgaattattacattattacatgcatgtatatcacacatgcatgtatatatttaacaaaaatatattatatttatatttaatatacgtttttttatatatgtatacacatgtatacatgtaaatatttcttaaatatatacatgtatgtgtgtgtatttatatatacataataaatattcacagtgcacacacacatattatgtaaacactattattttggatgcgattcaTCGCGATTActcatttgacagcactaatatatatatatatatgtatcagAATTTTCCTTCTTACTCTCTGTCCCACAGAAGGAGCCAGCCTATATTCAGCAGCATGTTTGCAATCCATGTGATGAAGAATCCATATGGCAACACAGCAGGACTGCAGTACATTGGACCATAAGTAGTCCTGTAATAACATTATACATAAATATCTCATGAACATcagcatattattattattattattacataccACTTTATTTTTTGATTATCATTTGATTCTAGTTCAGAGTTCATACCTCCTGCAGGTAGTGGAGACGATGTAAACAAACATGA is a genomic window containing:
- the si:ch211-161h7.4 gene encoding uncharacterized protein si:ch211-161h7.4 isoform X2 is translated as MKASSKQVHKDTLIQENGIQENEIIDRETPFKEIVPIKTSSPIALAMERDESVDGVRPVAYPLLFGVEDEEPIGGDFSKVSCTQQSKPAKESLYGDSGSLVSPPERLEFRKTAKSNAGSLSSMKLAKNTTTSVEATQSSPPEMKKDLTMDKDPGQLSPVLVRKSEPKLREEEQCKNQVMEDQGKGLSFQQKPKKALMPKSPCSRKQAAVPAPPPVDLEEDFIILDDEAPVHFIIPRKAEVKNKRPVPADTAKEKVLTEPHSTDQLSQSEVEMTDRHEADAKRNKAQIESGKQKMKGKFGKASKKSGKDSVTHDGREDGADPVTEALEDNDCDQTSSQTKQGHKEVQAETPFKEIVPIKTSSPIALAMERDESVDGVRPVADPLLFGVEDEEPIGGDFSKEEQCKSQVMEDQGKGLSFQQKLKKALMPKSPCSRKQAAVPAPPPVDLEEDFIILDDEAPVHFIIPRKAEVKNKRPVPADTAKEKVLTEPHSTDQLSQSEVEMTDRHEADAKRNKAQIESGKQKMKGKFGKASKKSGKDSVTHDGREDGADPVTEALDDNDCDQTSSQTKQGHKEVQAVTGKKRAKSKAPEPVELSDKDETDAGCSQEIPAPVYRTTKKSSKSSKQERPGSNEKKESYKVTSAAALHSTNSVKSNKNRKNNKKEETVSKTKKQTSKKQIELEQIDPSRDEQEHDPPPALEEQEEQQRTAVNKQSSTKDAMGPGKKLKRKETQMGEPKPKDPPTTASDISSDSPLCFKRKRKPPGAWWLTSPNESTTELQPKQASGAAQGPKASTKTPTKQAAAVDSEETQSLRPAKGKQKKSKTHNVLDDGKKLIAGGDRYDTGAEQKTAKKTGGRRKPKSAAIQPQVASPVHVSGEEVGACPNESAGEISPEFCSPKRRHNVLPGEKRVFDQVYSRDVGSSQKPPSSSLRRPDSSASDNFLQKRQRKAPSNWWEVPQSQEPADGLPPPHSSPPKKSKLSNTPLRGAFNKEGNSMKLQKTKNHTRNIKRNIINTPKSIKRSLASMNAIFASEKPENMVKSGQRCRKQGRRNLLHSLEDQSDHSSENLAQSDDQLQGNRRSSFGFISGITVQPPGTRNKTSVRVSSGPNTLSDVDAAFRSGPSSMLELQQRDEEDDDIDLPSSRVTPHVRQAPRVFAHCDLCGPPLQPVVLEDEDWNNLHAWFSHLWHPASKNGRVISPDDFHWHSHGGRAMGHAVDLQSCSFSHGKILLGSYMKKPSHVDHDMVSVFSIISSCVRVDIEGVKSVYNSGEVFMIPSGQAYSILNLCQEPAVLIYHRTQSNDTPT
- the si:ch211-161h7.4 gene encoding uncharacterized protein si:ch211-161h7.4 isoform X1, with the translated sequence MSQVKAKKKLHYYQKQEIAHSELSDVFTLRGIDTLFDDIDADSELGLPLPSPFPKSTLVNGQKKSSRYPEKMKASSKQVHKDTLIQENGIQENEIIDRETPFKEIVPIKTSSPIALAMERDESVDGVRPVAYPLLFGVEDEEPIGGDFSKVSCTQQSKPAKESLYGDSGSLVSPPERLEFRKTAKSNAGSLSSMKLAKNTTTSVEATQSSPPEMKKDLTMDKDPGQLSPVLVRKSEPKLREEEQCKNQVMEDQGKGLSFQQKPKKALMPKSPCSRKQAAVPAPPPVDLEEDFIILDDEAPVHFIIPRKAEVKNKRPVPADTAKEKVLTEPHSTDQLSQSEVEMTDRHEADAKRNKAQIESGKQKMKGKFGKASKKSGKDSVTHDGREDGADPVTEALEDNDCDQTSSQTKQGHKEVQAETPFKEIVPIKTSSPIALAMERDESVDGVRPVADPLLFGVEDEEPIGGDFSKEEQCKSQVMEDQGKGLSFQQKLKKALMPKSPCSRKQAAVPAPPPVDLEEDFIILDDEAPVHFIIPRKAEVKNKRPVPADTAKEKVLTEPHSTDQLSQSEVEMTDRHEADAKRNKAQIESGKQKMKGKFGKASKKSGKDSVTHDGREDGADPVTEALDDNDCDQTSSQTKQGHKEVQAVTGKKRAKSKAPEPVELSDKDETDAGCSQEIPAPVYRTTKKSSKSSKQERPGSNEKKESYKVTSAAALHSTNSVKSNKNRKNNKKEETVSKTKKQTSKKQIELEQIDPSRDEQEHDPPPALEEQEEQQRTAVNKQSSTKDAMGPGKKLKRKETQMGEPKPKDPPTTASDISSDSPLCFKRKRKPPGAWWLTSPNESTTELQPKQASGAAQGPKASTKTPTKQAAAVDSEETQSLRPAKGKQKKSKTHNVLDDGKKLIAGGDRYDTGAEQKTAKKTGGRRKPKSAAIQPQVASPVHVSGEEVGACPNESAGEISPEFCSPKRRHNVLPGEKRVFDQVYSRDVGSSQKPPSSSLRRPDSSASDNFLQKRQRKAPSNWWEVPQSQEPADGLPPPHSSPPKKSKLSNTPLRGAFNKEGNSMKLQKTKNHTRNIKRNIINTPKSIKRSLASMNAIFASEKPENMVKSGQRCRKQGRRNLLHSLEDQSDHSSENLAQSDDQLQGNRRSSFGFISGITVQPPGTRNKTSVRVSSGPNTLSDVDAAFRSGPSSMLELQQRDEEDDDIDLPSSRVTPHVRQAPRVFAHCDLCGPPLQPVVLEDEDWNNLHAWFSHLWHPASKNGRVISPDDFHWHSHGGRAMGHAVDLQSCSFSHGKILLGSYMKKPSHVDHDMVSVFSIISSCVRVDIEGVKSVYNSGEVFMIPSGQAYSILNLCQEPAVLIYHRTQSNDTPT